The Pyrus communis chromosome 2, drPyrComm1.1, whole genome shotgun sequence genome includes a window with the following:
- the LOC137726359 gene encoding DNA repair RAD52-like protein 1, mitochondrial, with protein sequence MALSVSTQSSALRSLWTAVGRRRSYAKVASSSSYAAEGRREKKQVEAEAEEGVDVDVGGFAVSSGISRPLSEILKQLNKKVPDSLVKTRSENGFTSKYIPWHIVNRIMNLHAPEWSGEVRSVTYSADAKSVSVVYRVTLYGTDAEIFRESIGTASVADTSYGDPVQKAEAMAFRRACARFGLGLHLYHEDLS encoded by the exons atggCGCTTTCAGTCTCTACCCAATCATCTGCGTTGAGATCGCTGTGGACAGCTGTGGGTCGGCGGCGTTCCTACGCCAAGGTGGCATCTTCTTCCTCTTATGCGGCGGAAGGGCGGAGGGAGAAAAAACAAGTAGAAGCAGAGGCAGAAGAAGGCGTCGACGTCGACGTCGGTGGGTTCGCAGTGAGCTCCGGAATCAGCAGACCCCTCTCTGAAATCCTCAAGCAACTCAACAAGAAAGTCCCCGATTCCCTCGTCAAAACCCGCTCTGAAAATGGCTTCACCTCCAAATACATCCCCTG GCACATTGTAAATCGGATTATGAACTTGCATGCTCCAG AATGGTCCGGTGAGGTTCGAAGCGTCACTTACTCTGCTGATGCCAAGTCTGTATCGGTTGTTTATCGCGTCACGCTCTACGGAACTGATGCTGAG atttttagggAGTCAATAGGCACTGCTTCAGTAGCTGACACAAGTTATGGGGATCCTGTACAGAAGGCAGAGGCAATGGCATTTCGTCGAGCTTGTGCACGCTTTGGTCTTGGACTTCATCTTTATCATGAGGACTTGTCGTAG